The sequence CAGAGGTAACTCACTTGCAAGATGTGGCATATTTATTGAATATATTAATGAAAATGGCATTAGGTTTTTTTGTGGTTTGGTGCACGCTTTCATTTGGCTTTATATATAAAAATAAACCTCTTCCAAGTTTTAAATTTCAAATAAAATCTATTTTATTATTTATAGGCTACAGCTGGCTGGTGGTTTTAATTATAGGCCCTCAAAAAGTATTTTATTGGTTACATAAAGTGATTTTTCCTGCTGAAAACCAATGGTTTTTTTACTATCAAGACTCCCTAATGACCACTATGATGAAAGCACCTATTTTATTTGCACCAATTAGTATTGTGCTTGTGGCCTTGGCTTTTTGTGTGTTTGTTCTTTTCACTGGTATTGTAAAGCGTGTTGAAAATAAATAAGAAAATAGAGTGGAGTTAGTTGTGCTTTTTTAATTAAAAAACAATAATTTAAAACAAGCGCGACTGAAGTCGCGCCTACGCTTTAAGGTAAAGTTAAGCTATATTTAGGGGTTATTTTTTACTATCAATACTCCATAAAACGTTTTGGTCAGATCCCATTATTGTTGTTGGCATTTGACCATTCCATTGTTGGGCTTTTACATACTCAACTAATGTTTTTGATTTACTCAAAGAAGCTGCTTTTGCTTTAATCGCTTCTGCTTCCGCTAAACCTTTTAGTGATATTGCCTCGGCTTCAGCTTCCGCCTCTTTTTTAATGGCATAAGCACGACCATCAGCTTTAGCTTTAGCAGCATCACGTTGCGCCATAGCAGTATTTACTTCTCGTTGCGCTTCTAATTTTTGACGATCGAGCTTATGTTGTTCTGCAGCAGCTAAATTTTTCTCAGTTTGTTTTGTTTCAATGCTTTGAATATATTTGGCCGGTAAAATGAGATTCTCTAATTGCGCTGAATCTAATTTAACAGGGTACTCCTTCATGCCATCAACAAGTAACTCTTCAATTTGCGCAATTACTTGAGAGCGGTTTTGTATTAGCTCTTCTGCTTTATATCGTGCTAACGCATCTTTTGCAGCAGATCTGAGTTTGGGGTCTAATATACGACTCTCAAACTGAGATAAACCACCATAAGCTTTAAATAACTCAAAAGCTTGATCGCGCTTAACAGTCCAGTTAATTGACACTTCTGCCACAACGGGCATTTGCTCATGGGTCGAAGCATTTAGTTTTTCAACATTCTTACGAGTACGAATTTCTAATACTTCTATGGTATCCACAAATGGGATTTTAGTATGTAACCCAGGGTTTACTTGCTCTGTTGCTTCACCAAAACGTTTGATTATGCCAACGTGACCTTCATCAACTGTATACATGGCTTGGTATGCTGTCGCTATGCCAGCAATAGCCAGTATTACACCGATAGCAGAACCTTTCTTTTTACTGACAATAGTTGAGAGATCTGGTAATTCATTTTGATTTTTTTGCATATTATTCCCTTATATATTTTTAAAATGTTACTGATAAAACATAAAGTAACAAATTAAGGGGACAAACGAGAGTAAAAATGATTTTTGGTCATTTTTATCTCGTAAAAGGGTTATGAAGGAGATTTTTGGCAGTGAATTCACTTATTTAAACTTTGGTAAAAGAGTTTTGTAACCCGTTCTTGTGGCAACCAGTTTGAGTAAGTTAATTTCAATGGGCTTAAAGGTTGTGCATCAATAATCGCTTGTTCAGTTTTATTTATTTTCATTGTCTCTAAAACTAATTCTTTAGCCTTTTTGACTAAGTGTAAGTAGTTATTGAGTTCTTGTTTATTGCTAATAGGACCGTGCCCCGGGATCACTTGAGTATTGTTATCTATTTTTTTTAATACATCAGTAACTGCATCAATCACACCATTAACACTACCTCCGCTATTCACATCAATAAATGGCAGGCTGTTTAAATTAAAATATATATCCCCCATATGCACTATGTTAGCGTTATCAAAAAATACAATGGCATCACCATCGGTATGAGCATTTTTATGTCGTCTGATAATTTAGCAAATTGATCATCAACAATATAAATACCATCTTCACCAATACTGGCCGCTATATTGCTTCCTTGGCCAAATAATACATAAATATTCTGATTGAGTTTTTGTACTTTAACTACGTTTGCATAACTAAATGAAGTACTTAAAAGTAGTGCAATGCTAAGTCAAATAACATGTTTGAGCATAATAGTTCCCTTTTATTATTTAATCTCAGCATAAGTTAATTTTTAGTCTGGGTAAATAAACATCAAAAAAAGCTTGTATTATATAATTACAGGTGTAATCTATGGTTTATAAATTACAAGGGTAATCGTTATGTCGACAATAACTGAAATCAGTAAAACAGAATTTGAAGTACTAGAGGTGTTATGGCAGCAGCATCCTGCTTCAGCAAATGAGATCATTGCTAAGCTAAATGAAAATAAAGAATGGCATGAAAAAACAGTAAAAACCTTACTTAATCGTATGGTAAAAAAAGGCGCTATAGGATTCGAAAAACAACAAAGGACTTATATTTATACGCCTTTATTAGAGCGAGACTCTTATACATTAAAAGAAAGTAAAAGCTTACTTGAGCGTATGTTCAGTGGGAAAATTGCCCCTTTAGTTGCTGGTTTTGCAAAATCTGATGAACTATCAAAGCAAGATATATCAGAGTTAAAGCAATTGATTGATCAATGGGAACAAGACAATGATTAACATGTTAGCTGATTCTCAATTGCTAACTTGGTTAATTGAGCAGCAACTTTATATCTGTTTAATTATGATCGCATTAGTGTTTTTTGAGAAAAAGTCATTACCTAGTTTAGGCGCTAAATTAAGTTATAGCCTTTGGTTGATATTACCAGTGGGAATAATTTTGAATAATTTGCCTTTAGGGTTTGTGGCAATTGAAAATAATGAGATTACCCGTTATTTAGTGGGGATTCAATCACCTGAGTTTTCTCAAACGGAGTTGAATTATCTACCTTTAGTTTGGGGGTTAGGTGCGTTTGTTATTTTGTTTATTGGATTTTTTTCAAAGCAGCAACAGCAGATAGCATCATCTTTAACTCCGACAGCAGCACAAAATCTACCACTACAGTTACCTGATAGATTAAGGCTGTATCACTCAGATATTGTATCAAGCCCTTTATTATTAGGGGTTTATTCGCCTAAGTTAGTTTTACCGACTCATTATCAAAAGTTATATAGCCAAGAACAGCTAAAAATGATTTTAGAGCACGAAATTTATCACTATAAGCGTAAAGACAATTTATGTAATAGCCTAGCGATTATTGTTCTAAGTTTATTTTGGTTTAATCCTCTGATTTGGTTTGGCTATTTGAGTTATCGTCGCGTGCAAGAGATCTCATGCGATTCAGCTGTATTAAAAAGTAAAACAAAATCACAGAGCATTGAATATGGTAAAGCCTTATTAATATGCGCTGAGCAAACAAGCACGAAACTTTGTGCTTATACACACTATGGAGAGAAGAGTACTATGTTGCAAAGAATTAATAATCTTAAACAAAAAAAATCTACAAAACCTTTAGCGCAATTAGCTGCAATTGCACTGACTACAAGCTTGTTGAGCGGTATAGCAGTAGCACATCAAGATGAAGTTCATGGTATGAAACAAGAACAGGTTTCTCCAATTATGCGTATCGAACCAAAATATCCTGCTCTAGCTGCCGAAGAAGGCACAGAAGGGGCTGTAGTGTTAGTTTATGATATTACACCTGCTGGTTTGGTTGAAAACGTAAGCGTAGTTACTGCACAGCCTAAAAAAGTATTTGATAAAGTTTCAAAAGTTGCTTTAAGGCAGTGGAAATTTGCTAAAACAGAGCATGGTGCTAAGCGTTTATTAGTACAATTAGATTATGCGATGAGTAAAGATAGTGAAAAAGCGCCTGATTTATTGGAACGTATTAAAGTGACTCACTAATTCACTTTTAATGAGAGATAACTTAAGCTTGTATATACAAATTTAATCAATTGAGTAATTTGTATATACAAGTTGTTTTTTATAAATCATATTTTCATTTTCACTCCCCCAAAGCCCGCTATTTATAAGCAAAAAACCATATTAAAGAGACTTAACAGGTACCCCCCTTATTTTGAGGATTAAAAAACGTTATCATATTACTGCAGCCGTTGTGATATTAGCGTAGTTAAGGAAATTGTAGTGGGTTCAGTGTTATCAAAAGTTAGACAGTTCGTTTCTATAGGGTTTTATGCGATAAATACCTTTTTTTGGGTATTGCCTATTATTATTTGTGGATTTTTAAAATTAATCCCTATTAAGCCGTGGCAGCAGTTTATAAGCTGGATTGCTAAATTTTTAGCGAGTCGCTGGGTTGCTTGTAACTCACTCATTCAAAATATAATGACACCATTTAAATTAGAAGTGACAGGTTTAGATGATTTACAACCGAAAGATTGGTATTTGGTTATTGCAAATCACCAAAGCTGGGTTGATATTTTAGTGATGCAACGTTTATTACATAATCGTATTCCATTTTTAAACTTCTTTTTGAAAAAAGAACTTATTTATGTGCCATTTTTAGGGTTAGCATGGTGGGCATTAGACTTTCCATTTATGTCACGTACCAGCAAAGCACAATTAAAAAAGAACCCATCACTACGTGGAAAAGATATAGAAACAACTCGAAAAGCATGTGAAAAATTCAAAGAAGTACCTGTAAGTATTGTGAATTTTGTTGAAGGTACACGCTTTACTGAAAATAAACATAAAAGGCAGAAAAGTCCTTTTCAGCAATTGTTAAAACCAAAAGCGGGTGGCATTGCTTTTGTTTTACAGGCTATGGGCGATCAACTCTCTAAAATAGTGAATATCACCATACATTACCCTGATGGCATACCTAATTTTGTTGATTTTGCTAGCGGTAAAGTAAAGCGTATTCAAGTACATGTTGAAGTGATGCCAATTAGGGATGCATTAATCGGTGACTATACTAATGATACTGACTTTAGGGTGCAGTTTCAGTCTGAGCTAAATAAAATGTGGCAAGATAAAGAGCAAAACATGAAAAAGCTATCTGAAAATGAGGTTGCTTAAACTTTAAGTTTCACTAAAAGGAATTCAAATGAGCCCGCTACAAACACTGATTTTACCTTGGTTAGCTAACATGCCTGAGGCTGGTTTAATATCTGCGATTATCGCAGTATTATTAGGTATTAGTTTACTAGTTGTAGTGTACTTATTTGCAAGTCGCTTATTATTACCAACCTTGCAGAAAATCGCTTTATACTTCTCGCCAAAAACAATAGGTCCTTTAAGTCATTTAATCCATAAACTTGATCGAAGACTCTCGGTTTTGTTTTGTACAATTTTATTCTTAACAACCTTTCATTTTATTTACCCTTCTACAGAGTTACTTACATCTATATTTAAATCAGGCGGGCAAATTCTCTTAGTCATTTATGCAGGCTTAATATTTAGCTCTGTTGTGAGTATTGCTGGGGCGATATATAACCAACTCTCTTTTTCTAAAGATGTGCCTATTCAAGGCTTAATCCAAGTCATTAAATTAGTCACCTTTATTGTAGCTGCTATTCTGGTTTTTAGTATCATGATAGGTAAAACACCCGCTTACATTTTATCGGGTTTTGGTGCGTTAGCTGCCGTTATTTTGCTGGTATTTAAAGATACAATTCTTGGATTTGTTGCTAGCATTCAAATAGCAGCTAATCGCTTAGTAACTTATGGTGATTGGATTGAAGTAAAAAGTTTTGGTGCTGATGGTGAGGTTGAAGAGTTAGGGTTAAATACTGTAAAAGTACGCAACTGGGATAAAACAATAACGACAATACCTACCTATGCACTTATCTCGGATTCATTTAAAAACTGGCGTGGCATGTCTGAGTCTGGCGGCCGCAGAATCAAACGATCTATGAATATTGATATGTTATCAATATCAATCGTTACAGAATCAATGCAAAATGAATTAATCAATAATGAAAACCTGCAAGGGTTTTTACTTAAAAATGTAAAGCCTTTAGTGGGACAAACGAATATTGGTTTATTTCGTCAATATGCAGAATTTTATTTAAAGCAACATGTCAGTTTGAATCAAAATTTAACTTTAATGGTACGTGAACTACAGCCAACAGAGCACGGTTTGCCAATAGAGTTTTATTGTTTCAGCCAAGATAAGCGCTGGATCCCTTATGAGCACCTTCAAGCCGATATTATTGACCATTTTTTAGCGATGTTATTAATTTTTAAATTAAAACCTTACCAAAGCATTAGCGGCGAATTAAAACTATAATTTTACAGATAAAATGAGTTGCTGGTTAATATAAGTTAATTCAGCATCTTGTCTAAAAAACATCTCGTATTGCTTAAGTATTTTTCTACGGATCAATCTAGGTGAGGTGAGTACACCTGAAACTATTAAATACCATTTTCCTTGCTCTATTTGAAAAGAAATAGATAAAGGGGATGCTATTTTTTGATTTAATAATGTCAATAAATTATAAATACAAAGCGGTGGTATAGTTATATTTTGCGCTAAAATGTGAGGTAAATCTATAATATTAATTTCGCCAGAATTAGCCAAGCACTGCATGTGCTTAACGGCTTGAAGTTCTTCACCAATAAGCACATTATCAAGTTTACTCGCCTTAAGTTTATAACGTAATAGCTCAGCTAAGTCTGTAATGGCATTTGATGCTAATTCTTCATCTTGTTCAATTAATTCTTCAATATTATCTAGACTCTGATAAAGAAACTCTGGTTGTATTTGTTGTGCTAAAATTTTTAAATTTAATTTTTGATTATCTTGCTCAAGCTTGCTTTTCTCTCTGGCTGATAAAGCCATTTGATAGCCGATACACCAAATAATATGAATATTTATGCTGATGGCAATGAGGCCGTAATAGAGTTTATCCCTATTTGTTGATTCTGAGTCCCAGAGGATGGTGAGTAAATTCAACGGAAAAAGCAAAACTAAATTAGTTAATACAATGGCAATCAAAATACTAAATAGCTTTTTTAAAGTTGAGGCCGCTTTATTTTTTGCAATTATTTTTCGTGCGACATAGTGCAATACCATTAAATTCATAATGATAAAAATGAGCCAATCATGTGTATATGCAAGTACTTTTTTTGCTTCAACAACGCTCAATGCGATTAAGGGTAAAGTCGTTAATAGAATAAATATTAGTACCTGGGCTAGCCAGTAATCGGTAAGTCTACGCATGTTTATTTTTATCAAAGTTATATGGAAGTACTAAGCTAACATGATAATTATTATCAGTTGTTAAGCCAAACTTAAGTTTATAGTTTTTATCAAAAATTAAATCTAACCTTTTTTGTAAATTGGTGAGTCCTGTTTTAGTACCATCAGCAGTAAAGTCAGGTTTGATTGGGTTAATAACTTCTAAAGTGAGTTTGCCACGATAGATTCTGGCACGAATAGTAATACAGCCGCCATGCATAATAGGTGCGATACCATGTTTAATTGCATTTTCTATAAAGGTAAATAAGCTCATCGTTGGTATTTTTGCGTTGAGTGCTTTTTGATCTACAAGCCACTGCAATTCTAACCTTTCTTCAAATCGTACTTTTTCTAACTTCAGATAATGTTTACATAATTCTATTTCTTGTTGTAACTCTAATTGGTGTTGTTTGTTTTCAAAATGATGATGAAACAAAGCTCTAAATTGTTGTAGTAGTTTTTTTGCTTCAGTTTTATCCTCAAATAACATGCCCCTAATGCTATTTAATGCGTTAAATAAAAAATGAGGATTAAGCTGGTAAGTCAGAATATCCAGTTGTTGTTTTTTTAACTCTTTGAATAATCTTTTTTTATGTAAATAAGCAACAAATTGTAAAAATGATAATGCCCATAAGCAATAAAATAAGCTATGTACAAAGGCTTCAGCTAAAAATATGCCAATGCCTGTTTTATTTTCATATCCTGAATTAGGTGAAGGGGACTGGAAGCCGATATGAACTGAGTTCTTATTATCACTATCTGTGTTTGTTTCAGTTTTTATTTGCAATAAAAATGTACCAGGGACTGAGGCTGTATGAGTATAAGTTGCACTGGCAAAGCCTGTGATAAAAGAGAAAAAAATAGCGCTGAGGTATATCGTTTTAGTGGTGTGTTTTTTAAATTGAATATATTTAATAGGAGAATAAATAAATACTAAAGGGAGCAAAACTATAAGCGCGCAGTTATGTAAAAAAGTACTAATTGTACTTTTATCAAATTCAAACGGAGTAAACTGGATTTCAAGATAGATGCATGCCAGTAATAGAATTTGCAAGCTTTGAAAGATGATTAAGCTTTTATACTGACGAAATATTTTTTGCACAATGCGTTCCGGTTTTATTCTCGAAACGTGACCTTAATTGTTTTTATTCAAAATGGCAATTTTATAGCGCTTCAAATAGATAATTTCTATTTTACAATATGTGGAAGTTAAAGCATTTTTGAGAGAACTTCATTTATTAGAGCACTACGAATAAATGAAGTTTTTAGATTTATTAATCTTCGTCTTTATCTACAACAACAAATGCGGCTGCATTGTAGTTATCAGTTGTTTCTGGTGCGATGAAAATAGTATGGAATTCATCTTCAACAGGTTCAATTGTATATTCAAGAATTGGCGCAATTGAATCTGCTTTAGTAATTTTAAGTTGAGTATTGTCAATATTTAAATTGATGTACTCACTACCATCACCATATTCTAAATCTTCAGCGACTAATTTATCTCCGATATACACATCGATTAAACCGGTGTTTGATGAGAAAGTATGCATAATAATTACACGATATTGGTTATCTGCAATGTCTTCGTCTTTTACAAAAACAGCACCTAATGTCGGCTCAAGTTGTGAGTCTTCATTTTGATCAAGGTAAGCAAAAACAACATATTCTTCATCATGAGATAAACTAAAAGATGTTTTTTCGATTACATCTTCTAAAGTATTACCGTCAGTCGCTTTAAATGAATAGCTAGAATATAATTTATCTTGATATAAGGTTTGTTCAATAGTTGCTTGTCCGTACTCGAGCGCTGAATCAGGAGATAGAGACACTTCTTCATCATTATTCTTATCAAACCATATAATGTTTAATTCGTTATTAACTAAGTTAATAGCTGTAACGTCGCTTTCATACGTCTCGTCACTCGTACAACCTGTTAAAATTAAGCTGGTTGTCAGTAATGCAATTATTGATGCTTTCATATAAATAAACTAAATTCAAAAGGAGGTGTGTTTTTATTATACATTTTCATAGATGCGGGAAACTGTAGCCAAATGTTACCAACACAGGTAAATAGTGTAATCAAAGCGACAAACATAGAGAAATACATTAAAATGGCGATGTTTTCTACTTTTGCAAAGCAAGGATTTTTGCACTTATTTTAGGTGTAACTTTTGAAAAAAATCATATCTTATAAAATGATATTTTTAATACTTTTACTGATGTTTGATATGCCAGTTGCGATAGCACATCATCCGCAAATCGTTATAGGTATTAATCATGCACCCCCGTATACTTTTGTCGATACAAATCAACAAGGCTCTGGGATTATATTGGATATAATGCAGCGCATTGAAGTTGATGTTGGTTTTGAATTAGAGGTTGTATCTTGTCCGTTTCCTCGTTGCTTGAAAATGGCTAAAGAAGGCAAAATAGATATGTTGGGTGGTTTAATTAAAAACCCGCAAAGAAATGACTATTTAGACTTTATCGAACCAGCTTATATGGTATTAAATTCGTCCTTTGTATTTTATGCTTTGAAAGATAATAATATTGAAGTTAATACTTATGAGCAACTCTCAAATAAACGTATTGCTGTTACAAGAAAAGCAGCACATTTTGAACGATTTGATAATGATTTAACACTCGATAAAGTTTTAGTCTCTTCTGAGAAGGTTGCTATGGATATGTTACTCAAAGACCGTGTTGACATTGTTATTGCAGTGGAAGAAACCGCTGACTATTCCTTAAAATACTTAAATCAAGATCGTCATAAATTGCAGAAATTAAATTATAGATATACAGATACTATTTTGGGTTATGCAGCTTTCTCACGTAAATATCATAATTTAGAGATTTTAAATAAAATAAAACAAAAAATGCGTGATTTTCAAAAAAATGGCATGTTAACCGAGCTTGTAAAACCTTATAATTTACCTCCAATTAATGAATAGTTTAAGTTTCTGGTTACAGGTTTGTGATTTAATGTAATCGCTTCATCTTGTGTTCAGTTAATTTTATTTATTATTGCGTTATCGCTTTATAAAAATCCTTTAGGGAATGAATCATGTTATTGAAAAAAACACTTGTACCGGTCGTTGTGGCTTCACTTGTATTAACTGGCTGTGCATCTACCAACGCTGAAAAAGGCGCTGTGATTGGTGCTATTTCAGGTGCTGTTTTAGGTAAAGCAACTAGTAATCATAAAAATAAACGCGCTGTATTTGGTGCGGCAATTGGTGCTATTGCAGGTGCTGCGATTGGCGATTATATGGATAAGCAAGAACAGGCTTTTCGTGATGAGTTATCAGGTTCTGGTATTGATGTAGTGCGTGAAGGTGATAATTTACGTTTGATCATGCCTTCGAATATTACATTTGCAACAGGTCAGTCATATATCACATCTGGTTTTCACACGACTTTAAACGATGTAGCTAAAGTACTTGTTAAGTTTGATAAAACATTATTAAGCATCGAAGGGCATACAGATAGTTCAGGTGCAGCTGATTTTAATCAAAAACTTTCAGAGCAACGTGCTACAAGCGTTAAATCATACCTAATGAATCAAAACATTTTAGCAGCGCGTTTAAATACGACAGGCTATGGTGAAACACAGCCAGTAGCGGCTAATAATACAGCGCAAAATAAAGCATTAAACCGCCGTGTTGAGATTCAAATTGTGCCTAATGAAGCATAAAACTGCTTGAAGCTAGGAGATAAGGTTTTCTTCTAGCTTCTAGCTTCTAGCTTCTAGTTTCTAGCTTAAATTTCAGCTGCTACTACTGAGATTTCTACTAGTAATACATCACGTGCCATACTTGCTTGAACACATGCACGTGCCGGCGCATAACCTTCATTTACCCAGTTATCCCATACTTCATTCATTTGAGCAAAATCAGCCATATCTTTAATATAAATTGTTGCTGATAATATATGGTTTCTATCACTGCCAGCTTGTTCAAGTAATGAATCTACTTTATCTAACATAGTCTGAGTTTGCTCTTTGATTCCTTGTGTCGCATCGGCACATACTTGGCCACACAAATAAATTGTACCGTTATGTTTTACAATTCGGCTCATGCGTTGTTTTGTTTCTAGGCGCTCAATCGTCATTATTAGTCTCATTTTAAAGGGGTTAACTATTCAACGAGAGATATTAACAAACTTATGTATTAAACGATCTTTTTAAATCAGCTAGCTAATAAAATTTAATTCTAAGATATAGTGCGTTAAACCAAGATAAATCAATCAAGCATCTTTTGATTGCGCCGACTTTTGGTTTTTATCAATCATTTGAGCAGCGTATTTTATCAACAGGATTAAAATCTCGATTATTTCATAATCTGTTAAGTGATATTGAAGTTGAGCATGATTTAAAATTTAAATCGCTGTTGCCCGAGCCGCATTTATCGCAAACGCAACAGCAAATTCAAATAGTGCATGATGAAGGTGATAAATTTGCCCCCTTTGATTTAACTGCTGAGCAAGTATCACAATTTGAACATGTTAACTTAACTGCCACACAAGGCTTAGGGCATGGGCGAGTGATAAATTCAGAGCAAACATGGCAAGCTTTTTTGAACTTAATGAAAGCGGCTTAATATAATGAATCCAATAGTATTACTGATAAGCAGATACTATTGGAACGTATCACTTTGATCTTAAATAAAGCTAGCAACTTCATTTAAATCTTTTTTCACTAATGCATGATCGGGTACTGTGGCATCATCAGCTGGATAGCCTGCAATAAGTAGCATATAGGCTCTTTCGTTATCTGGATTTCGGTTACAAATTTTAGTTAAAAAACTCATAGGTTTTGGCGTATGAGTTAATGTTACTAAGCCGCTATGATGTAGTGCTTGAATTAAAAACCCAGTAGCGATGCCAACTGATTCATGAACATAATAATTTTGGTTTTTATCTTCTGCATGGATACCGCCTTTCTTTTGGCTAAAAATAGCAATTAACCAAGGTGCCGATTCTAAATAAGGTTTGCTGGCATCTGTGCCTAAAGGTTTTAGGGCATCTAGCCATTCTTCACCAGCACGACCTTCATAAAATGATTTTTCAAGATTTTCAGCTTCAATACGAATTTGTTTTTTGATATCAGCACTATGAATCGCAACAAAGTGCCAAGGTTGATGGTTTGCACCACTAGGTGCCGTGGCCGCAGCTTTTAGGCAAGTTTCTATTATCTCTTTTGGTACGGGTCTATCTGAAAAAGATCGAATAGAATGGCGACGTTTAATGTTTTCGTAGTTTTCTTTAGCTTTTTCTAGCATTTCATCATGTGGATATTCGATAAAATCAGATAATGGGATATTATTATGTTGTTGCATATGCAGCTCTTTTTATTTGTTTTGATTGTTATAGCTGTGTAATGATTAAAGATCAAGCGAATTATTTATGAGGCTAAATTGTTTAGATTAAGCATTGTACAATGCCATAAAAACAATTTTTGTACTAAAAATTACAATTGTTCATTAATTATTCAGATTGGCAGTGTAAAATACAGCTATCAAATTAAATTAATGGGGAGCGGTTAATATGCAAATTCAACCATCAAATCATTATGCTCAAGTTGGGCAAAGTAGTACACCTAAAATGGAACAGGCTCAAGTTCAGGCCCTGCAGTAAATGAAGTATCTTCTACGGTTGTACAATTGTCTTCACAAGCTCAGGCTTTATCTGCTGCAGATAGACCAAGTATTCCTGAAAATCCTACATTACCTAATGATGGTCAATATATTGAAGCTAAAAAATCAATTGCTAAATATAATACATATCAAAATTTAACAGATGATTCGTTGTCAGCAAAAGAAGCATATGTTGTAAAAAATAATGATGAAGTTCGTCAAGCAGTCGTCGCTAAAGAAGCAATGGAGCAGCAAGCTAAATTATTAGCTGTGTACGCTAATGCAAATGATGAAGATCAAACAATTCCCATTGATTACACTGTTTAGTATCTAATTAAGAACCGCCCATTTTGGCGGTTTTTTTGTTTCAGTCCTTTTTTATTCTATTATTTCAAAAAACCACTTATCACCGCAATTTACCTTTAATCACTTTCTTGTATGTTTTTTAAGCCTATTTATTTAGCATAGCGCCAGTAAAATAAATTAATTTACAATTTTATAACAAGCGATATAACTAAAACAAAACTAACAAGTGCTTAAGAGAGAGTGAATATGTTAACTATTAATGGATTATCAAAAACATACGATAATGGTGTTAAAGCTTTAGATGACGTTAATTTAGAGATACCAAAAGGTATGTTTGGTTTATTAGGTCCAAATGGAGCGGGTAAATCATCTTTAATGAGAACTATCGCAACATTACAGCAAGCTGATAAAGGTTCGATTAACTTTGATGGCATAGATGTATTTGCTGATCCTCAAGCACTGCGCCAAAGGTTAGGCTACTTACCACAAGACTTTGGTGTTTATCCACGTATTAGCGCTTATGAATTATTAGATCATATGGCGATTTTAAAAGGCATTAAAAATAAAGGCGAAAGAAAAGAAGCGGTTGAAGGTTTATTAGCGCATACCAATTTATATCAGCATCGTAAAAATG is a genomic window of Pseudoalteromonas sp. '520P1 No. 423' containing:
- a CDS encoding DUF1461 domain-containing protein — protein: MINKISQGFVSSLYSFSGLVIAFFIAWIVMFKVDFLYPTFYDLLSIDETILEFGPQNYYKKGFELTSKDTHVSLFSDIVTAIHNDGVGLDKISYTYKNTENFEVSSTFLHQAEVTHLQDVAYLLNILMKMALGFFVVWCTLSFGFIYKNKPLPSFKFQIKSILLFIGYSWLVVLIIGPQKVFYWLHKVIFPAENQWFFYYQDSLMTTMMKAPILFAPISIVLVALAFCVFVLFTGIVKRVENK
- a CDS encoding prohibitin family protein, giving the protein MQKNQNELPDLSTIVSKKKGSAIGVILAIAGIATAYQAMYTVDEGHVGIIKRFGEATEQVNPGLHTKIPFVDTIEVLEIRTRKNVEKLNASTHEQMPVVAEVSINWTVKRDQAFELFKAYGGLSQFESRILDPKLRSAAKDALARYKAEELIQNRSQVIAQIEELLVDGMKEYPVKLDSAQLENLILPAKYIQSIETKQTEKNLAAAEQHKLDRQKLEAQREVNTAMAQRDAAKAKADGRAYAIKKEAEAEAEAISLKGLAEAEAIKAKAASLSKSKTLVEYVKAQQWNGQMPTTIMGSDQNVLWSIDSKK
- a CDS encoding BlaI/MecI/CopY family transcriptional regulator, with the protein product MTEISKTEFEVLEVLWQQHPASANEIIAKLNENKEWHEKTVKTLLNRMVKKGAIGFEKQQRTYIYTPLLERDSYTLKESKSLLERMFSGKIAPLVAGFAKSDELSKQDISELKQLIDQWEQDND
- a CDS encoding TonB family protein is translated as MINMLADSQLLTWLIEQQLYICLIMIALVFFEKKSLPSLGAKLSYSLWLILPVGIILNNLPLGFVAIENNEITRYLVGIQSPEFSQTELNYLPLVWGLGAFVILFIGFFSKQQQQIASSLTPTAAQNLPLQLPDRLRLYHSDIVSSPLLLGVYSPKLVLPTHYQKLYSQEQLKMILEHEIYHYKRKDNLCNSLAIIVLSLFWFNPLIWFGYLSYRRVQEISCDSAVLKSKTKSQSIEYGKALLICAEQTSTKLCAYTHYGEKSTMLQRINNLKQKKSTKPLAQLAAIALTTSLLSGIAVAHQDEVHGMKQEQVSPIMRIEPKYPALAAEEGTEGAVVLVYDITPAGLVENVSVVTAQPKKVFDKVSKVALRQWKFAKTEHGAKRLLVQLDYAMSKDSEKAPDLLERIKVTH
- a CDS encoding acyltransferase produces the protein MGSVLSKVRQFVSIGFYAINTFFWVLPIIICGFLKLIPIKPWQQFISWIAKFLASRWVACNSLIQNIMTPFKLEVTGLDDLQPKDWYLVIANHQSWVDILVMQRLLHNRIPFLNFFLKKELIYVPFLGLAWWALDFPFMSRTSKAQLKKNPSLRGKDIETTRKACEKFKEVPVSIVNFVEGTRFTENKHKRQKSPFQQLLKPKAGGIAFVLQAMGDQLSKIVNITIHYPDGIPNFVDFASGKVKRIQVHVEVMPIRDALIGDYTNDTDFRVQFQSELNKMWQDKEQNMKKLSENEVA
- a CDS encoding mechanosensitive ion channel family protein, which translates into the protein MQMSPLQTLILPWLANMPEAGLISAIIAVLLGISLLVVVYLFASRLLLPTLQKIALYFSPKTIGPLSHLIHKLDRRLSVLFCTILFLTTFHFIYPSTELLTSIFKSGGQILLVIYAGLIFSSVVSIAGAIYNQLSFSKDVPIQGLIQVIKLVTFIVAAILVFSIMIGKTPAYILSGFGALAAVILLVFKDTILGFVASIQIAANRLVTYGDWIEVKSFGADGEVEELGLNTVKVRNWDKTITTIPTYALISDSFKNWRGMSESGGRRIKRSMNIDMLSISIVTESMQNELINNENLQGFLLKNVKPLVGQTNIGLFRQYAEFYLKQHVSLNQNLTLMVRELQPTEHGLPIEFYCFSQDKRWIPYEHLQADIIDHFLAMLLIFKLKPYQSISGELKL